Proteins from a single region of Haloplanus sp. GDY1:
- a CDS encoding ABC transporter ATP-binding protein has product MTNLRAEELSYEVEGDRILDRVSLDVASGETVAIVGPSGAGKSSLLRLCNRLDEPTEGTVYLDGTDYRTLAPETLRKRVGLVPQQPALRDGTVRENVTIGPRLRGESIPETRLVDLLDAVGLSGYADRETGDLSGGEAQRVAIARTVANDPEVLLLDEPTASLDSAAEAEVERLLSDLLASGERTVVLVTHDERQAERLADRVARLRDGRIVEVGTPREVIA; this is encoded by the coding sequence ATGACGAACCTGCGCGCCGAAGAACTGAGTTACGAGGTCGAGGGGGACCGCATCCTCGACCGGGTGTCGCTCGACGTCGCGAGCGGGGAGACGGTGGCCATCGTCGGCCCCTCCGGCGCCGGAAAGTCGTCGCTGCTCCGCCTGTGCAATCGCCTCGACGAGCCGACCGAGGGGACGGTGTACCTCGACGGGACCGACTACCGGACGCTGGCGCCGGAGACGCTGCGAAAGCGGGTGGGACTGGTGCCACAACAGCCCGCACTGCGGGACGGGACCGTCCGCGAGAACGTCACCATCGGCCCGCGCCTCCGCGGCGAGTCGATCCCCGAGACGCGCCTCGTCGACCTGCTCGACGCCGTGGGGCTGTCGGGCTACGCCGACCGGGAGACGGGCGACCTGTCCGGCGGGGAGGCCCAGCGGGTCGCCATCGCGCGGACGGTCGCCAACGACCCCGAGGTGCTCCTGCTCGACGAGCCGACCGCCAGCCTCGATAGCGCCGCCGAGGCCGAGGTCGAGCGCCTGCTGTCGGACCTCCTGGCGTCGGGCGAGCGGACCGTCGTCCTCGTCACGCACGACGAGCGACAGGCCGAGCGCCTGGCCGACCGCGTGGCGCGGCTGCGCGACGGCCGGATCGTCGAGGTGGGGACGCCCCGGGAGGTGATCGCGTGA
- a CDS encoding ABC transporter permease has translation MSALPDRLADPVVVEGLLQVAAATALAAVVVGISSLRGLDLERELGGSFARGFVQVLAMGALIGALFAIPLAYSGLLLAAMVGYAAWESRKRGDRVPGAFRISVVSLALGSAVVIVTMVAAGAIERTVRNLVPVGGMIIANAMKTNSLTLDRFQGEIESNRGEIEAILALGVPPERAVSAVVTESVRASLIPVVDAMRTLGLVYIPGMMAGMILGGANPIYAAEYQFVIMGMIFAAGGLTSMTTSLLLTRVAFTDAAQLRRFEPAETTLLGALRAAVQR, from the coding sequence GTGAGCGCCCTGCCCGACCGCCTGGCCGATCCCGTGGTCGTCGAGGGGCTGCTCCAGGTCGCCGCCGCGACGGCGCTCGCGGCGGTCGTCGTCGGCATCTCGTCGCTCCGTGGACTGGATCTGGAGCGGGAACTCGGCGGCTCCTTCGCCCGCGGGTTCGTCCAGGTGCTCGCGATGGGGGCGCTGATCGGCGCGCTCTTTGCCATCCCGCTCGCCTACTCCGGGCTCCTGCTCGCCGCGATGGTGGGCTACGCCGCCTGGGAGTCGCGCAAGCGCGGCGACCGCGTGCCGGGGGCCTTCCGCATCTCCGTCGTCTCGCTCGCGCTCGGGTCGGCGGTCGTCATCGTGACGATGGTCGCCGCGGGCGCCATCGAGCGCACGGTCCGGAACCTCGTGCCGGTCGGCGGCATGATCATCGCGAACGCGATGAAGACCAACTCGCTGACCCTGGATCGGTTCCAGGGGGAGATCGAGTCGAACCGCGGGGAGATCGAGGCGATCCTCGCGCTCGGCGTCCCGCCCGAGCGCGCCGTCTCGGCGGTCGTCACCGAGTCCGTACGGGCGTCGCTCATCCCCGTCGTCGACGCGATGCGGACGCTCGGTCTCGTCTACATCCCGGGGATGATGGCCGGCATGATCCTCGGGGGCGCGAACCCCATCTACGCCGCCGAGTACCAGTTCGTCATCATGGGCATGATCTTCGCCGCGGGCGGTCTGACGAGCATGACCACCAGCCTCCTGCTCACCCGAGTGGCCTTCACCGACGCCGCACAGCTCCGCCGGTTCGAACCCGCGGAGACGACGCTGCTCGGGGCGCTGCGGGCGGCCGTGCAGCGGTGA
- a CDS encoding redoxin domain-containing protein — MVSPGDAAPTFTATLGTAEHESFDLADHLGDGPVVLAFFPGAFTPPCRNEMIALQDRLDDFRDAGATVLGVSADSPFSQGAFREEHGLEFDLVSDMDGDAIDAYGLTMSIPDLGLHGVANRAVFVLDADGVVTYRWVADDPTNEPDYDAILDAVASA; from the coding sequence ATGGTCTCTCCCGGAGACGCCGCACCGACGTTCACGGCGACGCTCGGCACCGCAGAACACGAGTCGTTCGACCTCGCCGACCACCTCGGCGACGGCCCGGTCGTCCTCGCCTTCTTCCCCGGCGCCTTCACCCCGCCCTGTCGGAACGAGATGATCGCCCTGCAGGACCGCCTCGACGACTTCCGTGACGCCGGGGCGACCGTCCTCGGCGTGAGCGCCGACTCCCCGTTCTCACAGGGGGCGTTCCGCGAGGAACACGGCCTGGAGTTCGACCTCGTCAGCGACATGGACGGCGACGCCATCGACGCGTACGGCCTGACGATGTCGATCCCGGACCTCGGCCTCCACGGCGTCGCGAACCGCGCCGTGTTCGTCCTCGACGCCGACGGGGTCGTCACTTACCGCTGGGTGGCCGACGATCCGACGAACGAACCCGACTACGACGCCATCCTCGACGCCGTCGCGTCGGCCTGA
- a CDS encoding Na+/H+ antiporter NhaC family protein translates to MAEFGALSLVPPLFAIGLAIVTRKAVLSLFLGVWSGGVIFTGGVGLGQTFDWIAASIGESTFHAQILIFTLLLGSAVAMIWRLGGSHAVRDWAIARLDTRRKVGVAAWLLGLLLFFDDYANTAVVGSTMRDVSDHLRISREKLSYLVDSTAAPVATLAISSWVAFQLSMIESGYEATDLAASEVPNSFAVFLRSIPYNTYAILAIVMVGIVVLSGRDYGEMLAAERRAAETGKVTRDDARPMQDVSAELGEPTVEDPRLVAFFLPIGVLIGVTLGSALWTGYSPGAGLYDTIVGADYAVALIFGSFAMVASTYAIGVATDRLSLGESVDTTIEGFGVMLTAVTILVLAWSIGNVVEALGTGEYVGRIAGQVLDPAVLPVVVMFTGAFIAFSTGSSWGTMGIVTPIAVPVAWDLTGGHAMVAAVVGAVFSGAIFGDHASPISDTTVLSATFTGADLIDHVRTQLYYAVTVVVVAATLLIVWGYTRLNPWYLLPVGALALVGLVYGLSTLDARRRGVEPVDVGGTTSGNAGAADAGAPEADDG, encoded by the coding sequence ATGGCAGAGTTCGGCGCCCTCTCGCTCGTGCCCCCGCTGTTCGCCATCGGCCTGGCCATCGTCACGCGGAAGGCGGTGCTGTCGCTCTTTCTCGGCGTGTGGTCGGGCGGGGTGATCTTCACCGGCGGGGTGGGGCTGGGGCAGACGTTCGACTGGATCGCCGCCTCAATCGGCGAGAGCACCTTCCACGCGCAGATCCTCATCTTCACCCTGCTGCTGGGGTCGGCGGTGGCGATGATCTGGCGGCTCGGCGGCTCGCACGCGGTGCGGGACTGGGCCATCGCCCGCCTCGACACCCGACGCAAGGTCGGGGTGGCGGCGTGGCTGCTCGGCCTGCTCCTCTTTTTCGACGACTACGCCAACACGGCGGTCGTCGGGAGCACGATGCGGGACGTCTCCGATCACCTGCGGATCTCCCGGGAGAAGCTCTCCTACCTCGTCGACTCGACGGCGGCGCCCGTGGCGACGCTCGCCATCTCCTCGTGGGTCGCCTTCCAGCTCTCCATGATCGAGTCGGGCTACGAGGCGACCGACCTCGCCGCGAGCGAGGTGCCCAACTCCTTCGCCGTCTTCCTGCGGTCCATCCCGTACAACACCTACGCCATCCTCGCGATCGTCATGGTCGGCATCGTCGTCCTGAGCGGCCGCGACTACGGCGAGATGCTCGCCGCCGAGCGCCGCGCCGCTGAGACGGGGAAGGTGACCCGCGACGACGCCCGACCCATGCAGGACGTGTCGGCCGAACTCGGCGAACCGACCGTCGAGGACCCCCGGCTGGTCGCCTTCTTCCTGCCCATCGGCGTCCTGATCGGCGTGACGCTCGGGTCGGCGCTGTGGACCGGCTACAGCCCCGGTGCGGGCCTCTACGACACCATCGTCGGCGCCGACTACGCCGTCGCGCTCATCTTCGGCTCCTTCGCGATGGTCGCCTCGACGTACGCCATCGGCGTCGCCACCGACCGCCTGTCGCTCGGCGAGAGCGTCGACACGACCATCGAGGGCTTCGGCGTCATGCTCACGGCGGTGACCATCCTCGTCCTCGCGTGGTCCATCGGCAACGTCGTCGAGGCGCTCGGCACCGGGGAGTACGTCGGCCGGATCGCGGGGCAGGTGCTCGACCCCGCGGTCCTCCCGGTCGTGGTGATGTTCACCGGCGCGTTCATCGCCTTCTCGACCGGGAGTTCGTGGGGGACGATGGGCATCGTGACGCCCATCGCCGTCCCCGTCGCGTGGGACCTGACCGGCGGTCACGCCATGGTCGCCGCGGTGGTCGGCGCCGTCTTCTCCGGCGCCATCTTCGGCGATCACGCCTCCCCCATCTCGGACACGACCGTCCTCTCGGCCACCTTCACCGGCGCGGACCTGATCGATCACGTCCGCACCCAACTGTACTACGCCGTCACCGTCGTCGTCGTCGCGGCCACGCTCCTGATCGTGTGGGGGTACACCCGTCTGAACCCGTGGTATCTGCTCCCCGTCGGCGCCCTCGCGCTCGTCGGCCTGGTCTACGGCCTGTCGACGCTCGACGCACGGCGGCGGGGGGTCGAGCCGGTCGACGTCGGTGGGACGACGTCCGGGAACGCCGGAGCGGCCGACGCCGGCGCGCCCGAGGCGGACGACGGCTGA
- a CDS encoding Zn-ribbon domain-containing OB-fold protein — protein sequence MPDDADSTTVPRTADEFTADSPFTLPGFFAALAEGDLLAAVCADCGERLLPPRPACYACGGRDLRVESQPKTGAVVTYTEVRTPPPALAERAPYTVAVVELDSGARLTGRLTVPHADAEIGLPVALAARPPEADELAMARDHEREWPIHEFEPV from the coding sequence ATGCCTGACGACGCCGACTCCACGACCGTTCCGCGCACCGCCGACGAGTTCACCGCCGACAGCCCCTTCACGCTCCCCGGCTTCTTCGCGGCGCTGGCCGAGGGCGACCTGCTGGCCGCCGTCTGTGCGGACTGCGGCGAGCGCCTGCTCCCGCCGCGGCCGGCGTGTTACGCCTGCGGGGGGCGCGACCTCCGGGTCGAGTCGCAGCCCAAGACCGGGGCCGTGGTCACCTACACCGAGGTCCGCACGCCGCCGCCGGCGCTCGCGGAGCGGGCGCCCTACACGGTCGCCGTCGTCGAACTCGACTCCGGCGCGCGGCTCACCGGCCGGCTGACCGTCCCTCACGCCGACGCCGAAATCGGCCTGCCGGTGGCGCTCGCGGCTCGGCCGCCCGAGGCGGACGAACTGGCGATGGCCCGCGACCACGAGCGGGAGTGGCCGATCCACGAGTTCGAACCGGTCTGA
- a CDS encoding thiolase C-terminal domain-containing protein: protein MTDPHIAAVGTSPFGRTDLTGRDLFGAAVTEAFEEGPDPADVVEAVYVGNQSESYEGQIMYGTLLAEWAGLRHVPAERVEGCAAAGAMALRHAVEDVRSGRRDAVLACGVEKMTAGGTDGATTALSAAFDRALEARSGVTAPSQYALLAKRYLHETDATEADLARIAVKNHANAVANPRAQFRREVDVETVLDSDYVAPPLKLYDCAPVTDGAAAVLVTSEDVATTLPGETVRVAGVAAGANNIAVAERNLTEIEGAHEVTTRAYEEAGVSPPDVDVAEVHDAFTVSEALLAEAAGFAPRGRGYESALPPAERSDGWTDVRLSTSGGLKARGHPIGATGLAQAVEAYEQLTGTATPDRQVDGATTGLLVNEGGVADAVTVAHVLTNA, encoded by the coding sequence GTGACGGATCCACACATCGCGGCCGTCGGCACTTCACCGTTCGGCCGCACCGACCTCACGGGTCGGGACCTCTTCGGTGCCGCCGTCACCGAGGCGTTCGAGGAGGGTCCCGATCCCGCCGACGTCGTCGAGGCGGTGTACGTCGGCAACCAGTCCGAGTCCTACGAGGGCCAGATCATGTACGGCACGCTGCTGGCTGAGTGGGCGGGGCTGCGTCACGTCCCCGCCGAGCGCGTCGAGGGCTGTGCCGCCGCGGGCGCGATGGCCCTCCGCCACGCCGTCGAGGACGTCCGGAGCGGCCGCCGCGACGCCGTCCTCGCCTGCGGCGTCGAGAAGATGACCGCCGGGGGGACCGACGGCGCCACGACCGCGCTCTCGGCGGCCTTCGACCGCGCGCTCGAAGCGCGGTCGGGCGTCACCGCGCCGAGTCAGTACGCCCTCCTCGCGAAGCGCTACCTCCACGAGACGGACGCGACGGAGGCGGACCTGGCCCGCATCGCCGTGAAGAACCACGCCAACGCCGTCGCCAACCCCCGGGCCCAGTTCCGGCGCGAGGTGGACGTCGAGACCGTGCTCGACTCCGACTACGTCGCCCCGCCGCTGAAACTGTACGACTGCGCGCCGGTCACCGACGGCGCGGCCGCCGTCCTCGTCACGAGCGAGGACGTGGCGACGACGCTCCCCGGCGAGACCGTCCGGGTCGCGGGCGTCGCCGCCGGCGCGAACAACATCGCCGTCGCGGAGCGCAACCTCACCGAGATCGAGGGCGCCCACGAGGTGACGACCCGCGCCTACGAGGAGGCGGGCGTCTCGCCTCCCGACGTCGACGTGGCGGAGGTTCACGACGCCTTCACCGTCTCCGAGGCGCTGCTGGCGGAGGCGGCGGGGTTCGCGCCCCGCGGCCGCGGCTACGAGAGCGCGCTCCCGCCCGCCGAGCGCTCGGACGGGTGGACCGACGTCCGCCTGAGCACGAGCGGCGGGCTCAAGGCCCGCGGCCATCCCATCGGCGCCACCGGGCTGGCGCAGGCGGTCGAGGCCTACGAACAGCTCACGGGTACCGCGACGCCCGACCGACAGGTCGACGGCGCCACGACTGGCCTGCTCGTCAACGAGGGCGGCGTCGCCGACGCCGTCACCGTCGCTCACGTCCTCACCAATGCCTGA
- a CDS encoding DUF5995 family protein, translating to MAGYASALRLLDASRVRATLIGVRAAPPSPDHDPDPALVDLLERPFRSVDGAYDRLADLESRLRAAGDRRAVFLTVYTRMTDAVRGAIADGRFDDAAWMRRYTVSFADYYRRAFRSFERGDHAAVPAPWRVAFGTALAGDALVAQDAFLGINAHINYDLALTLRDLGIDPDRERKHADHDRIDGVLAGLVDAQQAALADLYAPGLSTVDTTFGRFDEAFSLFSMTEGRAWAWRTAVALTDVGWAPARTAVRWLHRTTATGSAHTIRSPPVDPTVMAALRRVERDRFSLDDALDALAAELDAVT from the coding sequence ATGGCCGGCTACGCCTCGGCGCTCCGACTGCTCGACGCCAGCCGGGTCCGCGCCACCCTGATCGGCGTGCGCGCCGCCCCGCCGTCACCCGATCACGACCCCGACCCGGCGCTCGTCGACCTCCTTGAGCGGCCCTTCCGGAGCGTCGACGGCGCCTACGACCGCCTCGCCGACCTCGAATCCCGACTGCGCGCCGCCGGCGACCGGCGCGCCGTCTTCCTCACCGTCTACACCCGCATGACCGACGCCGTCCGCGGGGCCATCGCGGACGGCCGCTTCGACGACGCCGCGTGGATGCGGCGGTACACCGTCTCCTTCGCCGACTACTACCGACGCGCCTTCCGTTCCTTCGAGCGCGGCGATCACGCCGCCGTCCCGGCCCCGTGGCGGGTGGCCTTCGGGACCGCGCTGGCGGGCGACGCCCTCGTCGCGCAGGACGCCTTCCTCGGCATCAACGCCCACATCAACTACGACCTCGCGCTGACGCTCCGCGACCTGGGCATCGACCCCGACCGGGAGCGGAAGCACGCCGACCACGACCGGATCGACGGCGTCCTCGCCGGCCTCGTCGACGCCCAGCAGGCGGCGCTGGCCGACCTCTACGCGCCGGGGCTGTCGACGGTCGATACCACGTTCGGCCGGTTCGACGAGGCCTTCTCCCTGTTCTCGATGACCGAGGGGCGGGCGTGGGCGTGGCGGACGGCCGTCGCCCTGACCGACGTCGGCTGGGCGCCGGCGCGGACGGCCGTCCGGTGGCTCCACCGGACGACCGCGACGGGGAGCGCCCACACCATCCGCTCGCCGCCGGTCGATCCGACCGTGATGGCGGCGCTCCGCCGGGTCGAGCGCGACCGGTTCTCGCTCGACGACGCCCTCGACGCGCTCGCCGCGGAACTCGACGCGGTGACATAG
- a CDS encoding PAS domain S-box protein has translation MDASIRVLHVDDDPEFAAMVSTFLEREDGRFEVETTTSASEALDRIDDGVDCVVSDYDMPGTDGIEFLEAVRETHDDLPFILFTGKGSEEVASDAISAGVTDYLEKGSDTSRYAVLANRIGNVVDQYRSRRELEASRERLSLFFEQSPLGVVEWDEHFEIVRVNDAATDILGYDEDELVGESWERIVPEAETEAVERVVEALLADRGGYRSVNENVRADGERIVCEWHNRVVTDADGDTVGIFSQFQDITERRERKERLQRSTARLEALFENSPDMINVHDTDGNIIEPNPQLCEKTGYDAATLTDMKVWDLDQRIDPEEARAVWEEMDVGDRRRLEGVYGRRDGSTFPVEVHLRRLDLEGEKRFVVISRDISERKAREEDLEATKERLDTVVSNVPVVLFALDAEGVFTLSEGKGLSTLDLESGEVVGSSVFDLYGDQPDVIDAVERALDGEEVSTIQEVENRFYETAYQPVFDDGTVTGAIGVAIDITERRRRERELRRQNDRLEDFVGVVSHDLQTPLNVAAGRVELAREECESGHLDGVAGALDRMDELISDLLRLAREGERVNEIDSVTLADAVEDCWRNVETAGASLVVETSLTIRGDPGRLQHLLANLLQNAVEHGVTGTDDRSVTVTVGTLDDGTGFYVADDGPGIPESNRGRVFESGFSTAADGTGFGLAIAEEVAEAHGWSIGVTESAAGGARFEITAVDVVE, from the coding sequence ATGGACGCATCGATCCGGGTGTTACACGTCGACGACGATCCGGAGTTCGCGGCGATGGTGTCGACGTTCCTGGAACGGGAGGACGGCCGGTTCGAGGTCGAAACGACCACGAGCGCCAGCGAGGCGCTGGATCGGATCGACGACGGCGTCGACTGTGTCGTCTCCGACTACGACATGCCCGGGACCGACGGGATCGAGTTCCTCGAAGCCGTCCGCGAGACACACGACGACCTCCCCTTCATCCTCTTCACCGGGAAGGGCAGCGAGGAGGTGGCGAGCGATGCCATCTCCGCGGGCGTCACCGACTACCTGGAGAAAGGCAGCGACACGAGCCGGTACGCCGTGCTGGCGAATCGGATCGGGAACGTGGTCGACCAGTATCGCTCGCGTCGGGAACTCGAAGCCAGCCGCGAACGGCTCTCGCTGTTCTTCGAGCAGTCGCCGCTTGGCGTCGTCGAGTGGGACGAACACTTCGAGATCGTCCGCGTCAACGACGCGGCGACGGACATCCTCGGCTACGACGAGGACGAGTTGGTCGGGGAGTCGTGGGAGCGGATCGTTCCCGAGGCGGAGACGGAGGCGGTCGAACGCGTCGTCGAGGCCCTGCTTGCGGATCGGGGCGGCTACCGGAGCGTCAACGAGAACGTCCGGGCGGACGGCGAGCGGATCGTCTGTGAGTGGCACAACCGCGTCGTGACCGACGCGGACGGCGACACCGTCGGCATCTTCTCGCAGTTTCAGGACATCACCGAGCGCCGGGAGCGCAAGGAGCGCCTCCAGCGGAGTACGGCCCGGCTCGAAGCGCTCTTCGAGAACTCGCCGGACATGATCAACGTCCACGACACCGACGGGAACATCATCGAACCGAACCCTCAGCTGTGCGAGAAGACGGGGTACGACGCCGCGACGCTCACCGACATGAAGGTGTGGGACCTCGACCAGCGGATCGATCCCGAGGAGGCACGGGCGGTCTGGGAGGAGATGGACGTCGGCGACAGACGGCGTCTCGAGGGCGTCTACGGCCGTCGCGACGGCTCGACGTTCCCGGTGGAGGTACACCTCCGACGCCTCGACCTGGAGGGCGAGAAGCGGTTCGTCGTCATCAGCCGCGACATCTCCGAGCGGAAGGCCCGGGAGGAGGACCTGGAGGCGACCAAGGAGCGCCTCGACACGGTCGTCTCGAACGTGCCCGTCGTGCTCTTCGCGCTCGACGCCGAGGGCGTGTTCACGCTGTCGGAGGGGAAGGGATTGAGCACGCTCGACCTGGAATCCGGCGAGGTCGTCGGTTCCTCCGTCTTCGACCTGTACGGGGACCAGCCGGACGTGATCGACGCCGTCGAGCGTGCCCTCGACGGCGAGGAGGTGAGCACGATACAGGAGGTCGAAAACCGGTTCTACGAGACCGCCTACCAGCCGGTGTTCGACGACGGCACCGTCACCGGGGCCATCGGCGTCGCCATCGACATCACCGAGCGCCGGCGCCGGGAGCGCGAACTCCGCCGACAGAACGATCGCCTGGAGGATTTCGTCGGCGTCGTCTCGCACGACCTGCAGACCCCGCTCAACGTCGCCGCGGGGCGCGTCGAACTGGCACGCGAGGAGTGCGAGAGCGGCCACCTCGACGGCGTCGCGGGCGCCCTCGACCGGATGGACGAACTGATCTCGGACCTGCTCCGTCTGGCGAGGGAGGGAGAGCGGGTGAACGAGATCGACTCCGTGACGCTCGCGGACGCCGTCGAGGACTGCTGGCGCAACGTCGAGACGGCGGGGGCGAGCCTCGTCGTCGAGACGTCGCTGACGATCCGTGGCGATCCCGGACGGCTCCAGCACCTCCTGGCGAACCTCCTGCAGAACGCCGTCGAACACGGGGTGACGGGGACCGACGACCGGAGCGTCACGGTCACGGTCGGCACCCTCGACGACGGGACCGGATTCTACGTCGCCGACGACGGGCCCGGGATTCCGGAATCGAACCGGGGGCGGGTCTTCGAGAGCGGCTTCTCGACCGCGGCGGACGGCACCGGGTTCGGCCTCGCCATCGCCGAGGAGGTGGCGGAGGCCCACGGCTGGTCCATCGGCGTGACCGAGAGCGCGGCCGGCGGCGCCCGCTTCGAGATCACCGCCGTGGACGTCGTCGAGTGA
- a CDS encoding pyridoxal phosphate-dependent aminotransferase — MVSERAADVSPFLAMDVLERANDTDDVIHLEVGEPDFDPPERVVETAVESLRAGNTDYTAARGKPELRRAIAAHYDRTYGVDVDPGRVVVTPGSSPGLLLAMAALVDPGDEVVLTDPHYACYPNFVRVVGGTVRTVPLRPADGFRPRASAFADAMGPDTRALLCNSPANPTGAVMDGDTLSALVDLAAEADATPVVDEVYHGLSYDAEEHTVLEYTDDAVVLDGFSKRFAMTGWRLGWMVVPPGLVDAVNRLAQNLFICAPNFVQDAGVAALETPPERLDAIRETYRERRDLLVDAVADWGLDPGYTPQGAYYLLADVSDLPGDAFDVADLFLEEAGVAVTPGADFGDQAAAYLRFSYATDADAIREAISRLDDLLATVER, encoded by the coding sequence ATGGTCTCCGAGCGCGCAGCCGACGTCAGCCCGTTCCTGGCGATGGACGTGCTGGAGCGGGCGAACGACACCGACGACGTGATCCACCTGGAGGTTGGCGAACCGGACTTCGACCCCCCGGAGCGGGTGGTCGAGACGGCCGTGGAGTCGCTCCGAGCCGGCAACACGGACTACACCGCGGCGCGGGGGAAGCCGGAACTCCGGCGCGCCATCGCCGCCCACTACGACCGCACGTACGGCGTCGACGTCGACCCCGGACGCGTCGTCGTCACTCCGGGCTCCTCGCCGGGCCTCCTGTTGGCCATGGCGGCGCTCGTCGACCCGGGCGACGAGGTGGTGCTCACCGACCCGCATTACGCCTGCTATCCCAACTTCGTGCGCGTCGTCGGCGGCACCGTCCGCACGGTCCCGTTGCGCCCGGCCGACGGCTTCCGTCCCCGGGCGTCGGCGTTCGCGGACGCGATGGGGCCCGACACCCGAGCGCTGCTGTGCAACTCCCCCGCCAACCCCACCGGGGCCGTGATGGACGGCGACACGCTCTCGGCCCTCGTCGACCTCGCGGCCGAGGCCGACGCCACGCCCGTCGTCGACGAGGTGTACCACGGGCTCTCGTACGACGCCGAGGAGCACACGGTCCTCGAGTACACGGACGACGCCGTCGTCCTCGACGGCTTCTCGAAGCGGTTCGCGATGACGGGCTGGCGCCTCGGGTGGATGGTCGTGCCGCCGGGTCTCGTCGACGCGGTCAACCGCCTCGCGCAGAACCTGTTCATCTGTGCCCCGAACTTCGTGCAGGACGCGGGCGTCGCCGCCCTGGAGACGCCGCCCGAGCGCCTCGACGCCATCCGAGAGACCTACCGCGAGCGCCGCGACCTGCTGGTCGACGCCGTCGCCGACTGGGGGCTGGACCCCGGCTACACCCCACAGGGCGCCTACTACCTGCTGGCTGACGTGAGCGACCTGCCCGGCGACGCGTTCGACGTCGCCGACCTGTTCCTCGAGGAGGCGGGCGTCGCGGTCACGCCCGGCGCCGACTTCGGCGATCAGGCGGCGGCCTACCTCCGGTTCTCCTACGCGACCGACGCGGACGCGATCCGGGAGGCGATCTCCCGCCTCGACGACCTGCTGGCGACGGTCGAGCGGTAG
- a CDS encoding helix-turn-helix domain-containing protein, giving the protein MATIVLGTVPAEEFALARTLDACPDLSVETERIVETGKDTVMPLLWARGTPRSTVEEALAADPSVDNVTLLDEFDDELLYRMEWIDHVQLLVQMLANSSATVMDAWGSADRWELRVLYPDRDHFSRTHEFCAEHGLGFDVRSIRDLDGEPAGRYGLTDEQYRALAAATRAGYFDVPRSVDLESLAEEFDISHQALSERLRRGTKALVEDTLFVGEGEPDDPIRSE; this is encoded by the coding sequence ATGGCGACCATCGTACTCGGGACGGTCCCCGCCGAGGAGTTCGCCCTCGCCCGGACGCTGGATGCGTGTCCCGACCTCAGCGTCGAGACGGAGCGCATCGTCGAGACGGGCAAGGACACGGTCATGCCGCTGCTGTGGGCGCGCGGAACGCCCCGGTCGACGGTCGAGGAGGCCCTCGCGGCCGACCCCTCGGTCGACAACGTGACGCTCCTCGACGAGTTCGACGACGAACTCCTCTACCGGATGGAGTGGATCGACCACGTCCAGTTGCTGGTCCAGATGCTCGCCAACTCGTCGGCCACGGTCATGGACGCCTGGGGGTCGGCCGACCGGTGGGAGCTTCGGGTCCTCTATCCGGACCGCGACCACTTCTCGCGCACACACGAGTTCTGTGCCGAACACGGCCTCGGCTTCGACGTTCGCTCCATCCGCGACCTGGACGGGGAGCCGGCCGGCCGGTACGGGCTCACCGACGAGCAGTACCGGGCGCTTGCGGCGGCGACCCGTGCGGGCTACTTCGACGTCCCGCGCTCGGTCGACCTGGAGTCGCTGGCCGAGGAGTTCGACATCTCCCACCAGGCGCTCTCCGAGCGACTCCGGCGCGGGACGAAGGCGCTCGTCGAGGACACCCTGTTCGTCGGCGAGGGGGAGCCCGACGACCCCATCCGGTCGGAGTGA
- a CDS encoding PRC-barrel domain containing protein: MASVQITDDHVGASVVDGDGDDVGIVSAVEHGTAYVEPDPGLAATLKAKLGWEDTDDDAYPLQEEAIETVTDDEIRLRSDL; the protein is encoded by the coding sequence ATGGCAAGCGTTCAGATCACGGACGACCACGTCGGCGCGTCGGTCGTCGACGGCGACGGCGACGACGTCGGCATCGTCAGCGCAGTGGAACACGGAACCGCGTACGTGGAACCGGACCCCGGACTCGCGGCGACGCTGAAGGCGAAACTCGGGTGGGAGGACACCGACGACGACGCCTACCCCCTCCAGGAGGAGGCGATCGAGACGGTGACCGACGACGAGATCAGGCTCCGGTCGGACCTGTAG